A genomic region of Nostoc sp. UHCC 0702 contains the following coding sequences:
- a CDS encoding dihydroorotase, giving the protein MTELLQQVRVIDPISGTDQVADVLIADGEIQALTAQISDISADTQIRDCRGLVLGPGLVDLYSHSSEPGFEERETLLSFLQAAAAGGFTRVSLLPDTSPPIDHPALVAQLQKGRDGGMREMREMRQTNLSPLHPSPPYPQRGPRVPPAPLLNIWGAITLDIAGKQMTELADLAAAGIVGFTDGKPLENLALVQRVLEYLQPLGKPVAFWACDRQLTSNGVMREGPDALRFGLPSIPASAETTAIASLLELVAATNTPVHIMRVSTARSVELIARAKAANLPVTASTTWMHLLLDTKAIKSYNTSLHLNPPLGNPSDLAALRAGVRGGVVDAIAIDHAPYTYEEKVQAFAEAPPGAIGLELALPLLWQYLVETGEFTTLELWRALSTKPAECLGQKVSAISPHQKAELTLFDPQQTWKVEKKNLYTLSSNTPWLGQQLQGRVIQTWC; this is encoded by the coding sequence ATGACTGAACTGTTGCAACAAGTAAGGGTAATTGACCCAATTTCTGGAACTGACCAAGTTGCTGATGTGCTAATTGCTGATGGTGAAATCCAAGCCCTGACTGCACAGATTTCTGATATCAGCGCCGATACGCAAATTCGAGATTGTCGGGGATTGGTTTTAGGGCCTGGGTTAGTAGATTTGTATAGTCACTCCAGTGAACCAGGGTTTGAAGAACGAGAAACTTTGTTGTCTTTTTTGCAAGCTGCTGCTGCTGGTGGCTTTACCAGAGTTAGCCTCTTACCTGATACATCTCCGCCAATTGATCATCCTGCTCTTGTGGCACAGTTGCAGAAGGGGAGAGATGGGGGAATGAGGGAGATGAGGGAGATGAGGCAAACTAATTTGTCTCCCCTGCACCCCTCTCCCCCCTATCCCCAGAGGGGGCCCCGAGTCCCCCCTGCACCCCTGCTCAACATCTGGGGTGCTATCACCTTAGATATTGCTGGGAAACAGATGACGGAATTGGCGGATTTAGCTGCTGCTGGAATTGTTGGTTTTACTGATGGTAAACCATTGGAAAATTTGGCTTTAGTACAACGGGTGTTGGAATATCTCCAGCCGTTGGGAAAACCAGTGGCTTTTTGGGCTTGCGATCGCCAGCTTACATCTAACGGAGTCATGCGGGAAGGGCCGGATGCGCTGCGGTTCGGTTTGCCATCAATACCCGCCAGTGCGGAAACAACTGCGATCGCTAGTTTATTAGAATTGGTAGCCGCTACAAATACACCTGTACATATTATGCGCGTCTCCACAGCTCGCAGTGTGGAACTGATAGCAAGAGCAAAGGCTGCTAATTTACCTGTCACCGCTAGCACCACTTGGATGCACCTTTTACTTGACACTAAAGCAATTAAAAGCTATAATACCAGCCTGCATTTAAATCCGCCTTTAGGCAATCCTAGTGATCTGGCGGCTTTGCGTGCAGGGGTGCGTGGGGGTGTTGTGGATGCGATCGCAATTGACCATGCACCCTACACCTACGAAGAAAAAGTCCAAGCCTTTGCTGAAGCGCCACCAGGGGCAATTGGTTTGGAGTTAGCATTACCGCTATTGTGGCAGTATCTTGTAGAAACTGGGGAATTCACAACTTTAGAATTATGGCGGGCGTTGAGTACTAAGCCAGCGGAGTGTTTGGGGCAGAAAGTGAGTGCAATTAGCCCTCATCAAAAGGCTGAACTAACTTTATTTGACCCGCAGCAAACTTGGAAAGTTGAGAAGAAAAATTTGTATACACTCTCTAGCAATACACCTTGGTTAGGGCAACAATTGCAAGGTAGAGTTATACAAACTTGGTGTTAA
- a CDS encoding histidine phosphatase family protein: protein MTRVIIVRHGQSSYNTERRIQGRTDVSELTEKGRKDASKVGKALSNISFNAIYSSPLQRAKQTAQIIHSELAIHVGKTAVIQTDEKLLEIDLPLWEGMLTADVKQKFTEDYDLWHERPHELRMLLNNAQGTREHFPVLALYEQARQFWQEILPQHPGETILIVGHNGINRALISTALGISPSRYHSIQQSNCGLTVLNFAGGLEEAVQLESMNQTQHMGEALPSLRPEHQGVRLLLVRHGETEWNRQTRFQGQIDVPLNDNGRQQAQKAGEFLQDVPIDFAVSSSMLRPKETAEIILRQHPSIKLELEDGLREISHGLWEGKLEKEIEQEFPGELQRWRTQPATVQMPEGENLQEVWERSVAAWQQIVQTALDNQLKTGLIVAHDATNKALLCHILGLSTENFWNFRQGNGAVSVIDYPTGLNGLPVMQAMNITTHLGGGVLDKTAAGAL from the coding sequence ATGACTCGTGTGATCATTGTGCGCCACGGACAAAGCAGCTATAACACCGAGCGGCGTATCCAAGGACGCACTGATGTGTCAGAATTAACGGAAAAAGGTCGTAAAGATGCCAGTAAAGTAGGCAAAGCCCTCAGTAATATTTCATTTAATGCAATTTACAGCAGTCCTCTCCAGCGAGCAAAACAGACAGCACAAATCATCCACAGTGAACTAGCGATTCATGTTGGAAAAACTGCCGTTATCCAAACAGACGAGAAATTGCTGGAAATTGACCTGCCTTTGTGGGAAGGAATGCTGACGGCTGATGTCAAGCAGAAGTTTACTGAAGACTATGACCTTTGGCATGAACGTCCCCACGAACTGCGGATGCTGCTGAACAATGCACAGGGTACAAGAGAACATTTTCCTGTCCTCGCTTTATATGAGCAAGCGCGGCAGTTTTGGCAAGAAATTTTGCCCCAGCATCCAGGGGAAACTATTCTGATAGTCGGACATAACGGTATTAATCGCGCTCTCATCAGCACAGCACTGGGAATTTCTCCAAGTCGCTACCATTCCATACAGCAATCTAATTGTGGCTTGACTGTATTGAATTTTGCTGGTGGATTAGAGGAAGCAGTCCAACTAGAGTCAATGAATCAGACGCAACACATGGGAGAGGCTCTGCCTTCATTGCGACCTGAGCATCAAGGAGTAAGATTGTTGTTGGTGCGTCACGGAGAAACAGAGTGGAATCGCCAAACTAGATTTCAAGGACAAATTGACGTTCCTCTCAACGACAATGGTAGACAACAGGCACAAAAAGCAGGTGAATTTCTCCAAGATGTGCCAATAGACTTTGCTGTGAGTAGCTCAATGCTGCGTCCCAAAGAAACAGCAGAAATTATCCTGCGTCAGCATCCTAGTATAAAGTTGGAATTAGAAGATGGTTTAAGGGAAATCAGTCACGGACTTTGGGAAGGAAAATTAGAAAAAGAAATAGAACAAGAGTTTCCTGGAGAGTTACAGCGCTGGCGAACACAGCCAGCAACAGTACAAATGCCTGAAGGAGAGAATTTACAAGAGGTGTGGGAGCGTAGCGTCGCAGCTTGGCAACAGATTGTACAAACAGCATTAGATAATCAATTAAAAACCGGATTAATAGTGGCTCACGACGCAACTAATAAAGCCTTGCTTTGCCATATTCTGGGTTTATCAACAGAAAATTTCTGGAATTTCCGCCAAGGTAATGGTGCAGTCAGCGTCATTGATTACCCCACTGGACTAAATGGTTTACCAGTAATGCAAGCGATGAACATCACTACTCACTTGGGTGGAGGCGTACTGGATAAAACGGCAGCTGGAGCATTGTAG